Sequence from the Miscanthus floridulus cultivar M001 chromosome 16, ASM1932011v1, whole genome shotgun sequence genome:
CAGCAGCTCAGGTTCGTCTAGTTTGAGGACTAGTTcccgcctaggagggatgagcgtgcttcagagggcttctacacaccactgtaggaggatttttataatgcacatcttaacagtggggtagcTTTCAGATCTCACAGAGTCTGTTCCATTGAGGCCATTGTTGCAGCAGGAGGAGAGCAGGTCCGTCCTCACCTATCCTACCTATCAGGGTTAACAGACCTACTTAGACGGACTAACAGATATGTaccatcatgggtccatgagttctatgctacactatggattgacccgcagcacagatttattcactttgcattcagaggcagagactacaggctgatgagcttcagggttagagagattctcaggcttcaggagcaacccatccggctacatgaggtgtgctatggccagACAGAGCCTCCCAAATGCCCTCACAACAGTCTTGTACctcctatagatctagtccgccagtgcttcacagagcctttcggtgagaggtcgagcaggacacccacaGACCTCACTCCTATAGTTAGACTGCtcgatgctatcatgaggaggacgttgcttccgaggatgggatatcacgagggcttgactcgcatacagttgtcctgaactctctgatgcagcagactgtgtttgatatttgggatcttattctatcagagatggaggacactcttgtaGAGGGATTCAGAGGTCACCAACAGCtgtcatatgctcactggattactttCTTGATGCACAGGGCAGTTACAATGAGGCCTCCAGAGATATTGGtagagtattctggtgctactaccgagtttcctgcatataacttgactcagatgctccgccacagtgtagtgaggacacccagccagccgagccatcgcccagaggtgccagagtctacaacccagtaggatgagactatcaggggcattgtagctacagaggaggagcagcttgatgcttagCAAGAGGGTATGGTCAAGAGCGACCCCAGTTACAGCATAGATGAGGATTaccaggatatccctcagatgcctcctcgacgacatgatcatgaggccggtagctctacttactatacttgagcagataaggcaggatcaggctcgccaggcctagAAGACAACAGCTGCTCTAGCACAGTTATAGGCTAGACAGGACAAGTTCCAGCGTCAGCAGCATGCTATTCAGCATCAGCTTCTTATTCAGCAGTagttacttgggtttatgcagcatgttgttattgccattggggctccaccgccatagccttcacccaaATAGGCTAGccaaccaccacttctatgactctagctttacagcccagtgggcttcagagtcagggatagccagcagcacagtttccttcacctatagagcaggtgtcctagtggtttgcctcccTAGTgccagccccgtagttcacacctctacagatgggcttcacaccggctcagacttcctcgctgcttgtaCCAGATAccctagtctctaggagccttggtgctaccttcagtgagttgacagggcagcctactctaccatatctacatgtccttggtccttccacaattgctcctattactgggactatagAGATACTCCCTTCTTCAGTTACATCATCAGAGCTGCCTACTTTAGTGATATCTGCAgagtcacaggccgcaccagttcctgatctgacctagaccgcttcagcgtcgcttctagctacatagggtcagactgctcagagctcaggatcagatgatgatggcacacagttctagatcgctcatcgcacctcagcgcccgacttgtccgctgcagccctgtcgaccgacccttaggttttggtgtttgatgccaaagggggagagggatcgagtatggtagacttagggggagcgatacatttaggaggagcttatctattacatttggagttttatgtgtgatacttattatgcattcatgtttacttttatgcattgaactacataagtgtgatcgtaatcgtGATATCTACGTGGTGTGATATTTATgcgatatgtgacatgtgtgctttctactttgatATTTATATATGTCGTGTCACttagttatgctcatttgcttttgcttccgtgttttactccgatgcaaataaactttattacttgtactcatgcttatttcatatttattgagtacatcatgatggcttggatcatataagcttgcctaactcttttgttcttattgtcaaaagcttatatgaaccaagcatgttgaaaacctcatctcttttatatactcgaggttgtattgtcatcaatcaccaaaacgggagagattgaaagcatctaggaccctagttgggttttggtgattaatgacaatacgagattattgtgactaacgtgtgttttacagatgcaattaagttaggtcatggtaatggcaattaattgggcaatcatggttgtcatggccctacgatggaaatcattttggttttcaaaggatggacgacaatgttaaggatgaactagttctaagtgtcatttggtgttgaagagacacttagagtagtttaggactttatttttcctttggctgtactattaaggggggtatggacgggtagcttgacctaggtgagtctagtgggttggtgtggtgcacacttgtctaatctagcactaggtagctcctaaatagcccttagatcaattgtagcaaacttcattcacatatgattgcgatttgaaagtgaatggagggtccaaTATTGACCGGAtactggttccggtgtgaccgaacgttggcacagagtccgatcagtttatttgatcaaggtgaagtcgtctggatgcgaccggacactgagaggtgagtgaccgaacgctgggcgctagagtctggtcaactccagtaaggtcccagagagggagaatcctgatcggacacgtctggtcagtgctgaccggacgctggtcaggttccggctactgactggacgctgagcagcaaagtgtccggacgctgggtgccagagtccggtcaacatcagtaaggttccagaggacagttttcgtgaccggacgcgtccagtcagtactgaccggacgctggtcagtgtccggtcacaacttaaactgctCAGTggtgggtgaactgaccggagcgtccggtcaccccgcagaggcacataacggtttgttttgaacaAGGGTGTATacatacttcctctattcatgtgagggattacttttgctcatcccaacaactaagaaacacctttgagagtgccaagaagagcaaggtcctagtgaggtgattgtgatttaagaatccaagagagtggcctcattagtgaaagcaagagtagcaaagtgtgcatccacccttcttattaggcttgtcgtggtcaagtaagagttcgtgcttgttactcttggtgatcaccatcacctagacggcttggtggtgattgggagcttggtgatcatccggcggagcttgtgcatgatccaactcaagttgtgagcggttgtgggtgattcaccgcgacggagtatcgaagaatcaacccgtagagagcacttgatccttgcgcggatcaagggggagctacacccttgcgcgggtgctccaacgaggactagtggagagtggcgactctccgataccttggcaaaacatcgccgcgttcctccttctctccttactttaagcatttacatttgagcaattcaattcttgtctttacatacttagaattgtcatgctagagtaggattgaaacttagggtgctaaacttttgtgcggtagaacattagaaacattttctaggcataaggggtgaagtgggctaagtgtaggatttaattattgcaaagaattttagaattagcccaattcactcctctcttgggcatcttgatcctttcagcgatGTTAAATTGTgtagacgaggttcgtgcaacacctcttagccgtcgaaccactaggtgttggtcgacacaacggggactagcgtgccgacaaaCACGTGAAACTCGagagaaaaattagttgtctcttgcccgttagtattctcctagtgattgatttagtattcatcttgtgattggttcactcctctacacgacggtataatcaccctactcacttatttatattcttgcaaactagttgtagcaagctctttagtgtaactagaattgagagcttgctttatagtttaagttcatctagtggagctctttagtgtagcaagtgtgagagctcttagtaaaTAGTgaaatagcaaattgtgtgtttagtgatcatagcaactagaattattgaataagtggcttgcaacccttgtagtgctagagcaagtttgcattttgctatttgttatactaatcaaattgctctagttgatttgtagatttttaaataggctattcacccctcctctagccatattatgacctttcacccgttcgcttcgctgaaaaaacaaaccgaaatactatttcggctgatttgttgtgagacagAAACACTATTTCGActtaaaaaacaagctgaaaagtaaggattataagagaaacgaacagagTCGAGATGGGTATACGTTTTTTCATGGCCAGGCTTAGCTAAAGGGGTGTTTGGAtctagtgactaaaatttagaagatgtGTCGAGAGAGTATTgctggggtgttcggatactaataaaaaaacaaattacataatccaccagtactccacgagacgaattttttaagtctaattaatccgtcattaataTATGTTTACGGTAGCACCATATTGttaaatcataaactaattaggtttaaaagattcgtctcgtaaattagtcacaaattatgtaattagtttcgtaattagtctatatttaatccTCTGTTCATGTGTCCAACATTCGACTAGCCCCCGTCTCGCATCTCGTCACCTCCCGGTCGCTGCCGCTCCTCCTCGCTCCCGGCTCCTCCACGCTAACGCTGCCGCTCATCCACACTCACGACGATGGAGACGCtgcggaggaggacgacgacgcgaGCTCTGCCAGATCCCTGGCGGGCCACATCCGACCGAGCCCCCGTCGGCCACCACGCGAGCTCCTTCCAAAACTCCGGTGGCCACATCCGGACGAGCTCCCGTCGGCCACCACTCGGCCCACATGCGAACTCCGACGAACTCCGCCGGCAAGATCTCCTGTGGGCTCGCGCGGCACGGGGCCAGACGGCGGTGGGTGTGGTGTTGGCGGTGCGTGCAGGGGTGGCGATGCGTGCTGTGCTGgcgtgcggtggtggtggtgcgcgGCCACCACGGTCGAGTACGAGGCGGCCAAGGAGCTGAGCGCAGGGAACACGCGAGCTCCGACGAGGTCCACGCGAGCTCCGACGAGGTCAATCCCCGCCTTGGATGACCTCGCGGCGGCGCCTCCCGCAAAGGGGTTCTTCTGCTCCCTGCCACCGTCGTTCCGTTCCCCACCGCAGGCTGTTGCTCCTGCGTTGGCTCCCAAACATGGAGCGATTGCATCCGGCAGCCACAATTGCAATCTAGGGAACGACTTCAGGATGGAGCGATTGCAATCTGGGGAATCAGTTCAGGATTGAAGAAACCCCATCCTCATCGCCTGCCATGGGAGAGAACTCGTTGCTGTGCACGTCTTCCACCTGTTCGACGAAATGCTCAAAGGACAGCAGGTGAAGGTAAGCTCACCTTTGTAAAGATGAGGTGAGTGCACCCGAACAATTCTTGCAACCAAACACTGCTCTAACTAAGCCAGGCTTACCTAAGCGTAGCAACCAAACAAGCGGACCTTGCATAGCACTAGCCAGGCTTCGGATGCCCTGGCTTAGAAAGCTGGCCAGGCTAGGAATAAACGgagaaccaaacagaccctataTGCTGCGCCTTTTCTACTTCCTATTGTCTGTCCACTTGTTTTATGAACGGCTTGGAAGGACTGGATATATAACCCTTCACAGTTCCTACTAATGACATGGCTTCTTGTAGTGCCTCCAGTAGATGATCTGGGTGTTCCTCGATGCGCACAGGACCAAACTGTTCTGGTATTTTGCGCAAAGCCCGTCCAACGATCTGCGATGTATGCAGGGAAAAAAATTATGAGAAAACACCACATACATGTACCGATGTACAAGCACATGTGAGCACCGTGTTTTCAGTATGAGCAGAATTAATATAACAGTAAAGAAACAAATTCCAGAATAGGAAAAGTAAGACATGCTGCATCATCAACAAGTCATGGGGAAGTTACTAGTTGTTCGGTGCAACAAATGACTTTTCATGCTACCAGACTATTTGAGGAACATTCAGAGATCATTCCTCTAGGAAAGGGATGAAGATTTAAATATCACTAGTTCAAACCTTGCGAGCATAGCCACCATAAGCAATCCCTCCGATTAAAGCTTGGTGAGAACTGGCCATTTCAGAAGCTGCGGTCCCTGAATTTCAATTCAATAAAACAGCCTTTTCAGAAAGACATTCTCCCCATAATGATAGGTTGTATAAGTTTTTCTAAAAATTACAAATTGAACAAGAAAAGGAATGTAAGAAACAAATTACCAGCAACAGAAATAGATTGGAAAAGACCAGCTTTCTTTAAGCAATCAATAGTGTATGCGTTGGTGCCACCAGCCAACTGATAGAAGCCTTGAAAACCATAGGCACAGCAATACTCAGAAAATATAAGGTCGAGAGAGCCACAGCCACATAAGGAAAAAATATTTCAATTGTTGGCTTCATTTACCAGGAGGTCTTTCTGACATTGAAGCCACATGAGCGGCAAAAGAAACTGTCTCCCTTGTTGCACCTCGACCAATGTCGCCACTCATAGGTCGGCCATCTAACTGTTCCGAAAGAAAAGCAATTTATTAGGAACTCCCAGCAAAAAAAGAACATTACTTTACAAGATCAAAATTCAAAAGTAGTACATAAATCATATTTATGCCCGGTTCCCACCACATCAAGATGATAGCATTTCAGAAAATGTAACAGCAAACTGAATAGATTAAAAACTACATAATCAAGACAATCTCAAATATCTAGTTTGAAGCTAACatgatttttttataaaaaatgttaACAAGGTCACGAACAAGGATGCATCTAACACTGAAGTATACACACAATACTGGAAAGCAGCAATTTTTTTCGATCAATGGAAAGCAGTAATTGAGTAATCATTCTCTTGAGAACTAACCTGCCAAAGATTATACCCTTTAAAATGGGACTCCATTATTGTGTACATTGCGTTCATGAGATCAACAGTTGATTCACCTATATCAGGAAGACTAACCTGAAAAGAGCAAACTTTCACATTAATAATATGGAatggaagattttttttttcaataaaaAGACACGGTTAGCCTGAAACCAATTGTGGAACCTACTGCAACCAGCTTCACATTATTGATGGACCCACTCAAGCTGTCCCAGAGGGTATTGAACATATCAGTTCCCCTACAGTGGTCAGAATCTATAAGATCAAGTGTAATATGAAATGGAGAAAAGTCAAAGGTAACTCAACCAAcaaaataactgagacaagcaaAACATACTTTCCAATGGTATGTATCTCTATTGCATCAACATCATTACTTTTCAATAACTCAGCAGTCATAGTAGGGTCCCGAACATAGGACACAGCTCCTGAAATGGTTTCAAGCAAAGCTTGCAGCTTCTATAAGATACACAAGGGAGGAGGGATCAGAATTAACAGGAGGTGACTTTACATTTGAATCCAATGAAGGCTATATGCAATCAAAGGTATTGGTGGTTGTCTACTTCACCTCCTCACCTATAAAACCAGGTATTCTACCTCTTAAACTAATGAAAACCGTCTAAATAACCTCTAAGGCAGTTTTGAAAGTGGTTTCGCTGACGTCTATAAAACCTGATATCATAGCCCTTGAAGCATCTAATATTGCTTGTCTTACTAACACCAAGTGAACTATTCAGATGATGACAAATGGACAGGAATGGAACGAAGAAGAAAATATAGCACTCACTTATTCTGTCATACGGGCAAACTGGCAAGCATCGACCGCATCCATAGCACCGCTCTGTAATTACACCACCCTACACAAGGCAGACTCATCTCGTAAGGAAAATGGAGCCCATGAAGACGATAACAGGAGCAGAATAAAAGAAGTAAAGAACCAAAGCAACTGATACCTCATATTTACCACGCAAAGGATCAGATCGAGTGTGCTCTCCACCAACCACGGAACGCTCTAGTGATATTGCATCAGCCGGGCAAACTTTCTCACATGGCTTTGAGCAATCCGGTGGGCAATCCTCAGGATCAAACTCTAGAGAATAAACAAAGTTTTTCATACACAACGACGTTCAAAGTTAACAGGCTGGCAAATATTTGTAGTGAAGGCAAGAAACTAatagcaatatcaaatgataataaTTAAAACAAAACAATACTTTTGAAGTGACATATATAAAGTTAAACAAACAAGTATAACAGATAATTTCTGAAACAGCATGTTCTTACCAGCTTTACGGAAATGAAGATCTCTGCAATCATCATTAACACTAATCATCACCCATGGCCTTTGAACTTCTGGTACAATTGATGCTGCTACATCAATACCCTCATTCACTGCACCCACCACAGATGCATCTGCTGCACAATCAATGCAATCCACTGCAGGCACAGAACTGTCTGTAATTCGTAAGTGTATAACACCAAGTTTTGTCTTTTTTATTGGTAAAATCACTGCAGGAGACTGTTCACTTAGCAGAAATATATACCCACCGCAAACTTTTGTTTTTTATCTAATAACTCAAATATCGGATGAACCAATCATTAATTTTACTTCCATGAAGCTTTGAAGTTGTCATGAATTAACAGAAGTTTCTCCAATCACTTCATCAGGACATATTGAATAGGAGCTTCATAACAAAAGTTGCAATACGCATATGTTTAGCTTGTATTCCATTTGGTGTGTATTATGTACAGTACTGTAGTCCTATCTTGCCCTGCTTTTCAAAATTGGTAAGTCCTTGTGTTCCATTAATGCCAGTGTTTTAAGTTTTTTTTATGCAATTGGGTTGTTAAACAAAAGGTCAAATTACAAGTAATTAAAATCTCAATTCTTGACAGAGTGAAGGTATATAAAGAAAACATGTGGGCTACAACTATAGTGTGGACAGTTACAATGTCAATCTAAAAATGCTCAAAATAACCAATTCCAAATGAATGGCTACAGTTAAATTAACATGCGTACCTCCAGCAAGAGTGTAGACAAGGGAGAGATTCCTGACATCAGCAGCATCCTGCATAAACAAGTGAGGATTATAGCGCAGCCAGTCTGTAATAATTCTTCATCGCGGCCACTGCTACTCTCACTGTGCTAGAAATAAAACACCAACTGCACCAGAGAATTGTCCTCCACATGTTAAACCTGATTCGCTTTTCCTAGCTAACACCAGCATAAAGTGCGTAGCCCCCTCCCCCTCTGCCTTTCAGGCTTTCAACATCAGATGGAGATGAAGCACCCGCTGCACTTCCTGAGTTCCTGTCCATTTGATCCTACTGTGCACAGCCAGTAGTCCCCGGAGCCCAATCTAGTGACGGGTGAAGAAGCAAGGTGGAAGGGGCATGGACGCATGGTACCTCGAAGCTGGCGCCGCAGATGAGCTTGACCCAGTCGCCGCGCCGGAGGGCCGCGACCTGCGGCGGGTGGTCGCCGGCAAGGCGGACCCGGCCGGAGTGGGATACGACGGAGGCCGCGGCCCGGACGGCCGCGTGGGAGACTAGAAGAGGCGGCGGCGGGACCGGGACCGGGACGGCGGCCATGGCTGGCTCCTCGCGCGGCCACTTCACAGCGGCGCTGGGAAATATCTCTTGTGTGGATGAAGAAACGGTTCGGGTTCGGCCGGTGGTCAGAGGATCTGACATCCGTCGATTACGAGATGGACGGTCGATATGGATGTTAGCTGATTCTCAGACCGTTGGCTTATCCGATGAGGTTTTCACCGTTGTGGCATTGTCAAAAAGGTTAACCAAAATAAGTTAAAAAAAGGTTAACCAAAATACCTGACAGCACAGGGTGTAAAATCTTAAAATTAATCTATCGCTAGTCTTGAGGATTACTAGTTACTAGTAtgtttgacaaaccaatcaagaatttagaCCGTAAAGTAAGATTTGAATAATCCTTTTTTCGCATAAAACGATATCTATCTTAGGTTATCAAGATAATGGAATCATTGTTGCTCTATTAAACTTTCTCTAAAATGGACGCATGAACCTTTAGATCCAAGACATTGAATATTTAAGTTTAAAGTGCTTGAATTTTAAACTTCTAATTATGAAATATAAATTCCAACTTATAATTTAATTTTTTGAGTTTTCAAtttccattttcttttcttttcataatTTAGGATTAAAAATTTTGAATATAAAAAAACAGATTTTAAACTTCAATTTTTAAAACCTAAGTTTAGTTTTTTTTAGTTTCAAAACATTTTGTATCAAATTTAAAAATCTATCATGCAATTTGAAGTTTTAAAAACCAATGAATTTGAGCTTGGAATAACAAAATCTGGAATGCAGGATCCTATATTCTAAATGGACCTAAAAGGTGTTCAGAGAAGAGGACAGCATGTGTTTGAGGCCCATGCTGAAATGAAATGCATGGccttgttcgtttctcttataattcatATTTTTTAGCTTGTtgttttagccagaacagtatttttctctcacaacaaatcagccggaacggtgtttcgacttgttttttcagcgaaacgaacgggccaTATATAATATTCAAGGTTTTGCTAAAAAGATatagcccgtgtttagttccaaaagaagttccaaaaaagtgctacagtatccatcacatcgaatcttgcgatgcaTGCacggaacattaaatgtagatgaaaaaaaactaattatacagtttggtggaaaattgcgagacgaacgttttgagcctaattagtccatgattgaacactaattgacaaataaaaacgaaagtgctacagtactcagCTAAACAAGAGCATAATATTCAAGGTGCACTCACTACTGTTACCATTGAAGAGTACTAGCCTGTTAGGCGCGCTCCGCTGCGCCGGTTTTGTGCATGACGCATTAATCAGCTGCAATTAGATAGAGCTAAACTGGTTGGTTGTTTACCTTAAGTTCAATGCGTTGCTTTTGTCTAGCGTTCAGGTCTCTCCTTACCCTGTACCAGTGGGGAGTCCCAATCTCTAAAACATACGCATAAATAGAAATCTAATAATTCAAATCGTATTTCTCTAACGATAGACATGGCGCGCATGTGCAATAACCAATAATGCATTAATTTGGTTTCCCAGGCTGCGTCCATatcgggcctgttcggctggtattgaAGTCGACTAATAAGCcgactgaagctgatttgttgtgagagaaaaatactgtagattctaactgataagccgACTGGTATTTGCTGCAAGTAGAGTATCATTAGGTACTTTGTACATGCACACATAATGGATCTTCGTAGATTTTATTTACACTGGGCACAAGGTTTAGGGCATCACAACTCACAATGTGTCATGGCCATTATAACAATAAAAGAGCCAATAAAACTGAGTGATTGGTAGTTGTTGACAGTCCACAACACATTTGCCAAATCATGGAGGTAGGTCTTTGCACCATATACCTGCAAGATATAACCAGTATGTGTTAGAGTGCAAGATAACTCGTATTTATTAGAAACATCAACAGAATGACTTGGAGGCAACTGTGTTCACTAATTTATCAAACATGAAAATTACTTTGACCAAATTTGTGAAACCAAGGCACTGAATTTACTCTGTAATTGGCGGTAATCTACTGGAATCACCCGATACATAAGATAAAATAAGTTATGATCAAGGAAATTGAACAGCCTGCATTTGACACCTAAACACTGAAACGGTTAGTTTTCCCCTAGGCTTCTTATGAGCAACATGGCTAATGTATGGTACAAATGTTACAACATATTCAATAAGAACACCAATTTTACTATAGGCACACTTTGTTTTGAACTTACATTATAGTAAATTCATGTCACATGCTCTGCTCTTACATGCTTTGGTATACTGATGT
This genomic interval carries:
- the LOC136512820 gene encoding uncharacterized protein isoform X2 produces the protein MSDPLTTGRTRTVSSSTQEIFPSAAVKWPREEPAMAAVPVPVPPPPLLVSHAAVRAAASVVSHSGRVRLAGDHPPQVAALRRGDWVKLICGASFEDAADVRNLSLVYTLAGVDCIDCAADASVVGAVNEGIDVAASIVPEVQRPWVMISVNDDCRDLHFRKAEFDPEDCPPDCSKPCEKVCPADAISLERSVVGGEHTRSDPLRGKYEGGVITERCYGCGRCLPVCPYDRIRAVSYVRDPTMTAELLKSNDVDAIEIHTIGKGTDMFNTLWDSLSGSINNVKLVAVSLPDIGESTVDLMNAMYTIMESHFKGYNLWQLDGRPMSGDIGRGATRETVSFAAHVASMSERPPDRWTGFAQNTRTVWSCAHRGTPRSSTGGTTRSHVISRNCEGLYIQSFQAVHKTSGQTIGSRKGAAYRVCLVLRLFLAWPAF
- the LOC136512820 gene encoding uncharacterized protein isoform X1; translation: MSDPLTTGRTRTVSSSTQEIFPSAAVKWPREEPAMAAVPVPVPPPPLLVSHAAVRAAASVVSHSGRVRLAGDHPPQVAALRRGDWVKLICGASFEDAADVRNLSLVYTLAGVDCIDCAADASVVGAVNEGIDVAASIVPEVQRPWVMISVNDDCRDLHFRKAEFDPEDCPPDCSKPCEKVCPADAISLERSVVGGEHTRSDPLRGKYEGGVITERCYGCGRCLPVCPYDRIRAVSYVRDPTMTAELLKSNDVDAIEIHTIGKGTDMFNTLWDSLSGSINNVKLVAVSLPDIGESTVDLMNAMYTIMESHFKGYNLWQLDGRPMSGDIGRGATRETVSFAAHVASMSERPPGFYQLAGGTNAYTIDCLKKAGLFQSISVAGTAASEMASSHQALIGGIAYGGYARKIVGRALRKIPEQFGPVRIEEHPDHLLEALQEAMSLVGTVKGYISSPSKPFIKQVDRQ
- the LOC136512820 gene encoding uncharacterized protein isoform X3, with product MRLRVPAVPGPSPLLSVVLQAKDAADVRNLSLVYTLAGVDCIDCAADASVVGAVNEGIDVAASIVPEVQRPWVMISVNDDCRDLHFRKAEFDPEDCPPDCSKPCEKVCPADAISLERSVVGGEHTRSDPLRGKYEGGVITERCYGCGRCLPVCPYDRIRAVSYVRDPTMTAELLKSNDVDAIEIHTIGKGTDMFNTLWDSLSGSINNVKLVAVSLPDIGESTVDLMNAMYTIMESHFKGYNLWQLDGRPMSGDIGRGATRETVSFAAHVASMSERPPGFYQLAGGTNAYTIDCLKKAGLFQSISVAGTAASEMASSHQALIGGIAYGGYARKIVGRALRKIPEQFGPVRIEEHPDHLLEALQEAMSLVGTVKGYISSPSKPFIKQVDRQ